CAAAGCCTTGAATCAGGCCAGCAGGATACGATCATGGATAACATCCAGAATGTGGGCGCCACCATCGGGACAACAGCAGGAAATTTCATTAAGGACTTCTTTGAAAAAATCCCCAACATTTTGTCCTGGTTCCCTAACGCAGCAACTGTCCTCATTTTCTCATTGCTTGGTACTTTCTTTATCAGTAAGGACTGGTATCGATTATCGGCAATGGGGACAAAGTTTCTGCCTAATCGGGCCAGGACAAGCAGCAAAACCGTTTTTGATGATCTAAAAAAAGCATTATTCGGGTTTGTCAGGGCGCAGGCAACATTGGTCTCGATCACCACCGTCATCATCCTGATCGGTCTGTTGATCCTTCGTATCGATTATGCGATCACGATCGCCCTGGTTACCGGTATAGTGGATATCATCCCCTATCTCGGTACGGGTGCTGTTTTCGTCCCGTGGATCATATATGAAGCAATTGCCGGCGAAATGAGTACGGCGATTGGTCTAGGTATCTTGTATGTCGTTGTATTGGTCCAGAGACAGATCATGGAACCGAAAATCCTATCATCAAGCATAGGCCTTGACCCGCTCGCGACCTTGATCGCCCTGTTCGTCGGCTTCAAAACCATCGGCTTCCTGGGACTGATTGTCGGTCCAGTCATACTGGTGATTTTCAATACCCTACAGCGAGCGAATGTATTCCAGGACATTTGGAAATTCATAAAAGGAAAAGACGAAGTCATTATAAAGTAGGACTATATTTATGACATGAAATCATATGAATACCAATTCGCTTAGAAAAATGCTTGGAGCAGTTCACAATTGAACTGCTCCAAGCATTTTTAAGTTTATCTTTAAAATTGGCATCAATTCGATAAGCGTGCAAAACTAGTTTTTTCGTGTTTAACAATTAACTGCATCTGAAAAGGAAGAATTCACATTGGGATAAAAAAAAGCGGAGAAATTTCTCCTAATTATGAAATTGCACTCAAAACAGCTGTAATAGACGGAAAGATTCCGACTAATAACTCAAAAAACGTAAAAATCGGTTGTTTTATTGTGCTTAATCGGAAACCCTCCGCCTATTTGCCCCAAACCGAGTTCTATTTTGCAGTCTAACCGGAAATTTTCCGCTTAAATTGAGCAGGTTACTTACTTAATAAGACCGTACCCAACAAAGGACTTGAAGGAAGTTGATTCCTATCCCCTACTTCAAAATACCTAATACTGTCTCCTTAAAACTATCATAAACATATGACCAAAGAACTTGATCCTCTGTATACCTTTTGGTTAAAGAACGAAAGGCTTCTTTTTGTTTCTCGGCAAAGGCGGGATCCTCTTTTGATGGCAATGCCGCACGGACTTCATCAACTATTTGCTGAACTTGCGGTGCACGCGGCCCCCACTTTTCGATTACTTGTCCTTGACTATTAAAAATTAGAATAATTGGAATTGCACGTCCACCGTTTGTTAAGTAAGAATCAATCAAATCCGTATCTGCATCTCGTAATGCGACACGCATTTCAATATGAGCAGCTTCAGCTAATTTGCGAATAACAGGATTAATCATCATGGCATCTCCACACCAATCTTCTGTGATCGTTAGGAAATGAAGTTGATTTTGCTTTAACTTTTCAGCAAATCCATCTGCAGGGAGATGAAATTTTTCATAAACGCTGAAACTTTCCTCTTTTAATACGGACATTTCAGCCATATAAGTTTGTATTGATTTTCCCTCTTCAAAATACTGTTGTTCAGTTTTCATCTAAAATACTCCCCCTTACAATGTATATCAAAAAAAGAGCAATCCAATTTTAATTGCTAGTTGGACTGCTACATGACATATTATTTTTCAAAATAAAAACCGAGCAGGCCTTTCAATGTTAACGAATGACCTTGATCGTACCTTTATCCATCCAGTTACGGAATAATTTCATCATAATTGCTTTGAAAAACTTCCTGGTCGGTGGTGCCAGCAGTAAAAAGCCAAGAGCGTCAGTAATGAAACCAGGTGTGAGCAGAAGGGTACCGCCAACAAGAATGCTCACGCCATCGAGGATGACATCCCCAGGCATCATGCCTCTTCTTAATTGGTCCTGAGTTCTTCTTATCGTTTCCAACCCCTGCTGTTTCGCTAAAAAAGCCCCGAGGAAACCTGTGAGGATGATGATCATGATTGTCGGCCAAATGCCGATGGTCTGACCTGAGAGAAGCAGGACGCCAATCTCAGCAGCCGGAACAATAACTAAAAATAAAAAAATATATCTCATTCTCCACCTCATTGTTTTGAAATAGCGTGTCCTTCTATTATACGTGCCCACTTGAAGAGAATACAATAATATGATTACCGGGGATTCCTTTAGGATTCAATGCTTGTAATGATATCAATCAAAGATTGTTTGACACTGTATTAACTTCAGACAGCTTTTCCTCGTTTTCTGTGAAACCGGTCTGAACTTGGCGCGACTTCTGACAGCTTTTCTTCATTGCCAGGGAAACCTGTCTGAACTTGGCTCGACTTTGGACAGCTTTTCCTCGTTTTCTGTGAAACCTGTCTGAACTTGGCTCAACTTCGGACAGCTTTTCCTCCTTGCCCATGAAACCTGTCTGAACTTGGTTCGACTTCGGACAGCTTTTCCTCGTTTTCTGTGAAACCGGTCTGAACTTGGCTCGACTTCGGACAGCTTTTCCTCCTTGCCCATGAAACCTGTCAGAACTTGGCTCGACTTCAGACAGCTTTTCCTCCATGCCCATGAAACCTGTCCGAACTTGGCTTGACTTCGGACAGCTTTTCTTCGTTTTCTGTGAAACCGGTCTGAACTTGGCTCGACTTCGGACAGCTTTTCCTCCTTGCCCATGAAAGCTGTCCGAACTTGGCTCGACTTCAGACAGCTTTTCCTCCTTGCCCGTGAAACCTGTCTGAACTTGGCTCGACTTCGGACAGCTTTTCCTCAATCCCCAACAAACCTGCCATAACCACTCCAGAAACATAAATAAAAGCGTGAAATCAATGATGATTCCACGCTTTATTTTGTAACTTATCTTCTATTATAAAACGCTGGCATGTCCTTTGTAGATGACGCCTCTTGCTGAGTCAACCGTAATCTCCTGGCCATCTTCGAATAGCTGCATTGCGTTTTCAACGCCAACGATGACTGGGATTCCTAGGTTTAGTCCGACTACTGCTGCATGGCTTGTCAAACCGCCCTCTTGAGTGATCAAGGCGCTGCACTTTTCGAGTGCAGGAACCATTTCACGGTCTGAGCCGATTGTTACGAGGATGCTGCCTTGTTTTACTTTGCTGATTGCTTCTTGTGCATCCTTTGCTACGACTACTCTTCCGTATGCAGATTTACGTCCGATACCTTGAGCTTTTGCAAGGATATCGCCTACTACATGGATTTTCATCAGGTTGGTTGTGCCTGCTTCTCCAACTGGTACACCAGCAGTGATGA
The window above is part of the Mesobacillus jeotgali genome. Proteins encoded here:
- a CDS encoding thioredoxin family protein → MKTEQQYFEEGKSIQTYMAEMSVLKEESFSVYEKFHLPADGFAEKLKQNQLHFLTITEDWCGDAMMINPVIRKLAEAAHIEMRVALRDADTDLIDSYLTNGGRAIPIILIFNSQGQVIEKWGPRAPQVQQIVDEVRAALPSKEDPAFAEKQKEAFRSLTKRYTEDQVLWSYVYDSFKETVLGILK
- a CDS encoding FxsA family protein; translated protein: MRYIFLFLVIVPAAEIGVLLLSGQTIGIWPTIMIIILTGFLGAFLAKQQGLETIRRTQDQLRRGMMPGDVILDGVSILVGGTLLLTPGFITDALGFLLLAPPTRKFFKAIMMKLFRNWMDKGTIKVIR
- the ytvI gene encoding sporulation integral membrane protein YtvI, which produces MNPNYLHRTLRFLFVIGLVVAGVFALFFVSKVTYPFIIGFLIAFMMNPLVNFFQERAKMPRSLAVFIALLLIMLVFAGLITLLVVEIASGAEYLAKVVPEHLITLIDYIEHLFAAQLIPIYNQLTGMFQSLESGQQDTIMDNIQNVGATIGTTAGNFIKDFFEKIPNILSWFPNAATVLIFSLLGTFFISKDWYRLSAMGTKFLPNRARTSSKTVFDDLKKALFGFVRAQATLVSITTVIILIGLLILRIDYAITIALVTGIVDIIPYLGTGAVFVPWIIYEAIAGEMSTAIGLGILYVVVLVQRQIMEPKILSSSIGLDPLATLIALFVGFKTIGFLGLIVGPVILVIFNTLQRANVFQDIWKFIKGKDEVIIK